From Methylopila sp. M107, a single genomic window includes:
- the lipA gene encoding lipoyl synthase → MVTVLDRTRPAAGPRHPEKAKRPDTEVLRKPDWIRVRAPGSPVWRETNEIVRANKLVTVCEEAGCPNIGECWSKKHATFMILGDTCTRACAFCNVKTGMPEAVDADEPARVADAVAKLGLHHVVITSVDRDDLKDGGARHFADVIRAIRASSPGTTIEILTPDFLRKDGALEVVVEARPDVFNHNLECVPSLYLTVRPGARYFHSLRLLQRVKELDPTMFTKSGIMVGLGEERNEILQLMDDLRSADVDFLTVGQYLQPTRKHHAVLRFVAPAEFQSFETMAYAKGFLMVSASPLTRSSHHAGEDFAKLKAARAAKARPSQALAAG, encoded by the coding sequence ATGGTCACCGTCCTCGATCGCACCCGGCCCGCCGCCGGCCCGCGCCACCCCGAGAAGGCCAAGCGCCCCGACACAGAGGTCCTGCGCAAGCCGGACTGGATCCGTGTCCGCGCGCCGGGCTCGCCCGTCTGGCGCGAGACCAACGAGATCGTCCGCGCCAACAAGCTGGTGACGGTCTGCGAGGAGGCCGGCTGCCCGAACATCGGCGAGTGCTGGTCGAAGAAGCACGCCACCTTCATGATCCTCGGCGACACGTGCACGCGCGCCTGCGCGTTCTGCAACGTGAAGACCGGAATGCCCGAGGCGGTCGACGCCGACGAGCCCGCCCGCGTGGCCGACGCGGTGGCGAAGCTCGGCCTGCACCATGTCGTCATCACCTCGGTCGACCGCGACGATCTGAAGGACGGCGGCGCCAGGCACTTCGCAGACGTGATCCGCGCGATCCGCGCGTCGAGCCCGGGCACCACCATCGAGATCCTGACGCCGGACTTCCTGCGCAAGGACGGCGCGCTCGAGGTCGTGGTCGAAGCCCGGCCTGACGTGTTCAACCACAATCTCGAATGTGTGCCCTCGCTCTACCTGACGGTCCGTCCCGGCGCCCGCTACTTCCATTCGCTGCGGCTGCTGCAGCGCGTGAAGGAGCTCGACCCGACGATGTTCACCAAGTCCGGCATCATGGTCGGCCTCGGCGAAGAGCGGAACGAGATACTCCAGCTGATGGACGACCTGCGCTCGGCCGACGTCGACTTCCTCACCGTCGGCCAGTACCTGCAGCCGACGCGAAAACATCACGCCGTGCTGCGCTTCGTGGCGCCGGCGGAGTTCCAGTCGTTCGAGACCATGGCCTACGCCAAGGGCTTCCTCATGGTCTCGGCGAGCCCGCTGACGCGCTCCTCGCACCATGCCGGGGAGGACTTCGCGAAGCTCAAGGCCGCGCGCGCCGCGAAGGCGCGGCCGAGCCAAGCGCTGGCGGCCGGATGA
- a CDS encoding GlsB/YeaQ/YmgE family stress response membrane protein, whose translation MEGVGWIMAIILGGIAGWIAEQIMKSDMGVIMNIILGIVGALVLNAILKLIGIIPPGGWIWQSVIAVIGACLLIAAYRLFTGRSRAV comes from the coding sequence ATGGAAGGCGTTGGTTGGATCATGGCGATCATCCTTGGCGGCATCGCTGGATGGATCGCCGAACAGATCATGAAGTCCGACATGGGCGTGATCATGAACATCATCCTCGGGATCGTCGGCGCGCTGGTGCTCAACGCCATCCTGAAGCTGATCGGAATCATCCCGCCGGGCGGCTGGATCTGGCAGTCGGTGATCGCCGTCATCGGCGCATGTCTGCTGATCGCGGCGTATCGCCTGTTCACGGGCCGCTCGCGCGCGGTCTGA
- the lpdA gene encoding dihydrolipoyl dehydrogenase: MADAYDVLIIGGGPGGYVTAIRSAQLGFRTAVVEREHLGGICLNWGCIPTKALLRSAEVFHYLQHPEAYGLKAENVSADVAAVVKRSRGVSAQLNGGVGFLLKKNKVDVIWGEATIAKPGEVKVVAPKKSVQGPPAPAPKGALGEGTYSAKNVIIATGARPRVIPGLEGDKKLVWTYFEAMVPEKMPKSLLVVGSGAIGIEFASFYRTMGAEVTVVEVLPQILPVEDEEIAAHARKRFEKQGVRILTRAKVTKLDKGSDDVAATVETSDGKTEKIKVDRVISAVGVVGNIENLGLEALGVKTDRGCVVTDGLGRTNVKGIFAIGDVAGPPMLAHKAEHEGVICVEGIKGLNAHPMDKAKIPGCTYCQPQIASVGLTEKKAKEQGRKVKVGRFPFSGNGKAIALGEPDGLVKTIFDAETGELIGAHMVGAEVTELIQGFVIAMNLETTEEELMHAVFPHPTLSEMMHESVLDAYGRVIHT, translated from the coding sequence ATGGCCGACGCCTACGACGTCCTCATCATCGGCGGAGGCCCGGGCGGCTATGTCACCGCGATCCGCTCCGCCCAACTCGGCTTCAGGACGGCGGTGGTCGAGCGCGAACACCTCGGCGGCATCTGCCTCAACTGGGGCTGCATCCCGACCAAGGCGCTGCTGCGCTCGGCCGAGGTCTTTCATTACCTGCAGCATCCCGAAGCCTATGGTTTGAAGGCGGAGAATGTCTCCGCGGACGTGGCGGCTGTCGTGAAGCGTTCGCGCGGGGTCTCGGCGCAGCTCAATGGCGGCGTCGGCTTCCTCCTCAAGAAGAACAAGGTCGACGTGATCTGGGGCGAGGCGACGATCGCCAAGCCCGGCGAGGTGAAGGTCGTCGCACCGAAGAAGTCGGTGCAGGGCCCGCCGGCGCCCGCGCCCAAGGGCGCGCTCGGGGAGGGAACCTATTCGGCGAAGAACGTCATCATCGCGACCGGCGCGCGGCCTCGGGTCATTCCGGGGCTCGAAGGCGACAAGAAGCTGGTCTGGACCTATTTCGAGGCGATGGTCCCGGAGAAGATGCCGAAGTCGCTGCTGGTGGTCGGGTCCGGCGCGATCGGGATCGAGTTCGCGAGCTTCTACCGCACGATGGGCGCGGAGGTGACGGTGGTCGAGGTGCTCCCGCAGATCCTTCCCGTCGAAGACGAGGAGATCGCGGCGCACGCCAGAAAGCGGTTCGAGAAGCAGGGCGTCCGCATCCTGACCCGCGCGAAGGTGACGAAGCTCGACAAGGGGTCCGACGACGTCGCCGCGACGGTCGAGACGTCCGACGGCAAGACCGAGAAGATCAAGGTCGACCGCGTCATCTCGGCCGTCGGCGTCGTCGGCAACATAGAAAACCTCGGCCTCGAGGCGCTCGGCGTGAAGACCGACCGCGGCTGCGTCGTCACCGACGGGCTCGGCCGCACCAATGTGAAGGGGATCTTCGCCATTGGCGACGTCGCAGGTCCCCCCATGCTCGCCCACAAGGCCGAGCACGAGGGGGTGATCTGCGTCGAGGGGATCAAGGGGCTGAACGCCCATCCGATGGACAAGGCGAAGATCCCTGGCTGCACCTATTGTCAGCCGCAGATCGCCTCCGTCGGACTCACCGAGAAAAAGGCGAAGGAGCAGGGCCGCAAGGTCAAGGTCGGCCGCTTCCCGTTCTCGGGCAACGGCAAGGCGATCGCGCTCGGGGAACCGGACGGCCTCGTCAAGACGATCTTCGACGCCGAGACCGGCGAGCTGATCGGCGCGCACATGGTCGGGGCCGAAGTCACCGAACTCATCCAGGGCTTCGTCATCGCCATGAACCTCGAGACGACCGAGGAGGAGCTGATGCACGCCGTCTTCCCGCACCCGACGCTGTCGGAGATGATGCATGAAAGCGTGCTCGACGCTTACGGGCGGGTGATCCACACCTGA
- a CDS encoding tautomerase family protein: MPLARISLLKGWNEAQKHAMTEGVYEALREAFNVPVDDKFVLVHEHDRADFLYAKSYLGIEHDNGLVIVQITANEGRSVELKKALYTAIADRFEAAGVERRNVFINLIEVKKENWSFGDGIAQYA, encoded by the coding sequence ATGCCGCTCGCCCGCATTTCACTGCTGAAAGGCTGGAACGAGGCCCAGAAGCACGCCATGACCGAAGGCGTCTACGAGGCCTTGCGCGAAGCCTTCAACGTGCCCGTCGACGACAAGTTCGTTCTCGTCCACGAGCACGACCGCGCCGATTTCCTCTACGCCAAGAGCTATCTCGGCATCGAGCACGACAACGGCCTCGTCATCGTCCAGATCACCGCAAACGAGGGCCGCTCGGTCGAGCTCAAGAAGGCGCTCTACACGGCGATCGCCGACCGGTTCGAGGCGGCGGGCGTCGAGCGGCGCAACGTGTTCATCAACCTCATCGAGGTGAAGAAGGAGAACTGGTCGTTCGGCGACGGGATCGCCCAGTACGCCTGA
- a CDS encoding nucleoside 2-deoxyribosyltransferase gives MKVYLAGPEVFLADATAVGVAKKAICRRFGVEGLYPFDQQLEGVAPQLLAATIFAANVEMIRRADAVVANLTPFRGIGADAGTVWEVGMAFGLGKPIYGYSNDPRPLFDRTATGLPRAELQALPDGRVAHPDGMAIEDFGLADNLMIEEAIASSGGAFFIPGDGTAKNLADLTLFETCLRALVARQTIDAGPGAASL, from the coding sequence ATGAAGGTCTATCTCGCAGGCCCGGAGGTCTTCCTGGCGGACGCCACGGCGGTCGGCGTCGCCAAGAAGGCGATCTGCCGTCGATTCGGCGTCGAGGGGCTCTATCCGTTCGACCAGCAGCTCGAAGGCGTCGCGCCGCAGCTTCTGGCGGCGACGATCTTCGCGGCCAATGTCGAGATGATCCGGCGCGCGGACGCGGTCGTTGCGAACCTCACCCCGTTCCGCGGGATCGGGGCCGACGCCGGCACCGTGTGGGAAGTCGGGATGGCGTTCGGGCTCGGAAAACCCATCTACGGCTATTCGAACGACCCCCGACCCTTGTTCGATCGGACCGCGACTGGTCTGCCCCGGGCCGAACTGCAGGCGCTCCCGGACGGGCGCGTCGCTCATCCGGATGGGATGGCCATCGAGGATTTCGGCCTCGCCGACAATCTCATGATCGAGGAAGCGATTGCGTCGTCCGGCGGCGCGTTCTTCATCCCCGGCGACGGAACGGCAAAAAACCTTGCCGATCTCACGCTGTTCGAAACCTGCTTGCGCGCGCTCGTCGCGCGCCAAACCATCGACGCCGGCCCAGGCGCCGCGTCGCTCTGA
- a CDS encoding pyruvate dehydrogenase complex dihydrolipoamide acetyltransferase — protein sequence MPTNILMPALSPTMEKGNLAKWLVKEGDAVKSGDVIAEIETDKATMEVEAVDEGTIGKIVIAEGATDVPVNELIAILLEEGEDKAALDAAPKPKSASEAAKSEAPKAEKAAAGPSEAKHDAAPKSGSAPAPASNGHDKGERVFASPLARRLAKEAGIDIGAIAGSGPHGRVVKSDVESAKSSGGGKPSASSRAPDAAAAKAPAPAGASDEATKKLFPEGSYEEIPHDGMRKTIARRLTEARQTVPQFYLTVDCEIDALLELRGQVNAAAPETDGKPAWKVSVNDMVIKALGVALAQVPDANVTWTEGAMLKHRHADVGVAVALPNNGLITPIIRAVETKTLSTIAKEMKDFAARAKARKLKPEEYQGGTTAVSNLGMFGTKEFTAVINPPHSTILAVGGGEKRAVVKGDEIKIATVMSLTLSCDHRAVDGALGATLLAAVKKLIENPLGMLV from the coding sequence ATGCCCACCAACATTCTGATGCCCGCGTTGTCTCCCACCATGGAGAAGGGCAACCTCGCCAAGTGGCTGGTGAAGGAAGGCGACGCGGTGAAGTCGGGCGACGTGATCGCCGAGATCGAGACCGACAAGGCGACCATGGAGGTCGAGGCGGTCGACGAGGGCACGATCGGCAAGATCGTGATCGCGGAGGGCGCGACGGACGTGCCCGTCAACGAGCTGATCGCGATCCTTCTCGAGGAGGGCGAGGACAAGGCCGCGCTCGACGCAGCGCCGAAGCCAAAGTCCGCGTCCGAAGCCGCCAAGAGCGAAGCGCCGAAAGCCGAGAAGGCGGCCGCCGGCCCGAGCGAGGCGAAGCATGACGCGGCGCCGAAATCCGGGTCTGCGCCCGCTCCAGCTTCCAACGGCCATGACAAAGGCGAGCGCGTCTTCGCCTCGCCGCTCGCGCGCCGGCTCGCCAAGGAGGCGGGGATTGACATCGGCGCGATCGCGGGTTCCGGCCCGCATGGCCGCGTCGTGAAGTCCGACGTCGAGAGCGCGAAGTCGTCCGGCGGCGGCAAGCCTTCGGCCTCCTCCAGGGCGCCTGACGCTGCTGCGGCGAAGGCCCCGGCGCCCGCCGGCGCGTCGGACGAGGCGACCAAGAAGCTGTTTCCGGAGGGGTCTTACGAGGAGATCCCGCATGACGGCATGCGCAAGACGATCGCGCGCCGCCTGACCGAGGCCCGCCAGACCGTCCCGCAATTCTATCTGACGGTCGACTGCGAGATCGACGCGCTGCTGGAGCTGCGCGGCCAGGTCAACGCGGCCGCGCCCGAGACGGACGGCAAGCCGGCCTGGAAGGTCTCGGTCAACGACATGGTGATCAAGGCGCTCGGCGTCGCGCTCGCGCAGGTTCCGGACGCCAACGTCACATGGACCGAAGGCGCGATGCTGAAGCACAGGCACGCCGACGTCGGCGTCGCGGTCGCGCTCCCGAACAATGGCCTGATCACGCCGATCATCCGCGCGGTCGAAACCAAGACGCTCTCGACAATCGCGAAGGAAATGAAGGACTTCGCGGCCCGCGCCAAGGCCCGCAAGCTGAAGCCCGAGGAGTATCAGGGCGGCACGACCGCCGTCTCCAACCTTGGCATGTTCGGCACCAAGGAGTTTACGGCGGTGATCAACCCGCCGCACTCGACGATCCTCGCGGTTGGCGGCGGCGAGAAGCGCGCGGTGGTGAAGGGCGACGAGATCAAGATCGCGACCGTGATGAGCTTGACGCTGTCCTGCGACCACCGCGCCGTCGACGGCGCGCTCGGCGCGACCTTGCTGGCGGCGGTCAAGAAGCTGATCGAGAACCCGCTGGGCATGCTGGTCTGA
- a CDS encoding Uma2 family endonuclease, with translation MGRRDRRRNHQRHPVGILVNADPALRRATYADLEAVPPHLVAEIIDGRLETHPRPRARHGGAANRLGYELTGPFDRGRDGPGGWIFIPEPELRLGSDVVVPDLAGWRRERMPTEPETAYIETPPDWICEILSPSTSRLDRGPKRRIYAASGISYLWLLDPTERQLECFALAGGQWLLQATFQPGDEVRVAPFDAIGFPLDALFPFDAPASQEKPSEEA, from the coding sequence GTGGGACGACGGGACAGACGTCGGAACCACCAGCGCCATCCAGTAGGGATTTTAGTGAACGCAGACCCCGCCCTTCGCCGAGCGACCTACGCGGACCTGGAAGCGGTTCCGCCGCATCTGGTTGCGGAGATCATCGACGGGCGGCTCGAAACGCATCCGCGGCCGCGGGCCAGACATGGCGGGGCGGCAAATCGGCTTGGCTACGAGCTGACTGGTCCGTTCGATCGCGGGCGGGACGGTCCAGGCGGCTGGATATTCATCCCTGAGCCCGAATTGCGTCTCGGCTCCGATGTCGTCGTGCCTGACCTTGCCGGCTGGCGTCGGGAGCGAATGCCGACGGAACCCGAGACGGCCTATATCGAAACGCCGCCCGATTGGATCTGCGAAATCCTTTCTCCCTCGACCTCACGGCTCGATCGTGGTCCCAAGCGGCGCATTTATGCGGCGAGCGGGATCTCCTACCTGTGGCTGCTCGATCCGACCGAACGTCAGCTCGAATGCTTTGCGCTCGCGGGCGGTCAATGGCTGCTGCAGGCGACGTTCCAGCCCGGCGACGAGGTCCGCGTCGCGCCGTTCGACGCCATCGGCTTCCCGCTCGACGCGCTGTTCCCGTTCGATGCGCCCGCGTCGCAAGAAAAGCCTTCCGAAGAGGCCTGA
- a CDS encoding DUF5076 domain-containing protein: MTGSKPKELAIPFAAHESKEATEVLRAWIVDNGLHVSLQRGFDDAAVWGVLLTDIARHVSRIYETEGVGTAAEALAKIKFTLDAEWDDGTDVGTTSAIQ, from the coding sequence ATGACAGGCTCGAAACCAAAGGAACTGGCGATCCCGTTCGCCGCTCATGAGTCGAAAGAGGCGACCGAGGTGCTGCGCGCCTGGATCGTCGACAACGGGCTGCATGTCTCGCTGCAGCGCGGTTTTGACGACGCGGCGGTGTGGGGCGTGCTGCTGACCGACATCGCGCGGCATGTTTCCCGCATCTACGAGACGGAAGGCGTCGGCACCGCCGCCGAGGCGCTCGCCAAGATCAAGTTCACGCTCGACGCCGAGTGGGACGACGGGACAGACGTCGGAACCACCAGCGCCATCCAGTAG
- a CDS encoding pyruvate dehydrogenase complex E1 component subunit beta, producing MPIEVLMPALSPTMEAGKLAKWLKKEGDQVKSGDVIAEIETDKATMEVEAVDEGALGKILIEEGTEDVKVNTPIAIILSDGEDSSALANGGSKPAPKAEEAPAKAEVEAKSDDKPAPAKVDSAAANPPKPKALPEPDVPEGTEMITQTVREALRDAMAEEMRADDRVFLMGEEVAEYQGAYKVSQGLLDEFGAERVIDTPITEHGFAGVGVGAALAGLKPIVEFMTFNFAMQAIDHIINSAAKTLYMSGGQMGCSIVFRGANGAAARVGAQHSQDYAAWYSNVPGLTVIAPYTAADAKGLLKSAIRDGNTVIFLENEILYGQSFPVPKLDDFTVPIGKAKVVRAGKDVTLVAWSIGMTYALKAAEKLAEEGIEAEVIDLRTIRPMDTETIIESVKKTGRLVTIEEGWAQSGVGAEISARVTEQAFDWLDAPVTRVSGKDVPMPYAANLEKLALPSVADVVEAAKAVCYR from the coding sequence ATGCCGATCGAAGTCCTCATGCCGGCGCTGTCGCCGACCATGGAGGCGGGCAAGCTCGCCAAATGGCTCAAGAAGGAAGGCGATCAGGTCAAGTCCGGCGACGTCATCGCCGAGATCGAGACCGACAAGGCGACCATGGAGGTCGAGGCGGTCGACGAGGGCGCGCTCGGAAAGATCCTGATCGAGGAGGGGACCGAGGACGTCAAGGTCAACACCCCGATCGCCATCATCCTGAGCGACGGCGAGGACTCTTCCGCGCTGGCGAACGGCGGATCGAAGCCCGCGCCCAAGGCCGAAGAGGCGCCTGCGAAGGCCGAAGTCGAGGCGAAATCCGACGACAAGCCCGCGCCCGCCAAGGTCGACTCCGCCGCCGCCAATCCGCCTAAGCCAAAGGCGCTGCCGGAGCCGGACGTGCCGGAGGGCACGGAAATGATCACGCAGACCGTGCGCGAGGCGCTGCGCGACGCCATGGCTGAGGAGATGCGCGCGGACGACCGCGTCTTCCTGATGGGAGAGGAGGTCGCCGAATATCAGGGCGCCTACAAGGTCTCCCAGGGGCTGCTCGACGAGTTCGGCGCGGAGCGGGTGATCGACACGCCGATCACCGAGCACGGATTTGCGGGCGTCGGCGTCGGCGCGGCGCTTGCGGGGCTGAAGCCCATTGTCGAGTTCATGACGTTCAACTTCGCCATGCAGGCGATCGACCACATCATCAATTCGGCGGCGAAGACGCTCTACATGTCGGGCGGCCAGATGGGCTGCTCGATCGTATTCCGCGGCGCGAACGGGGCCGCGGCGCGCGTCGGCGCCCAGCACAGCCAGGATTACGCCGCCTGGTATTCGAACGTGCCCGGCCTCACAGTGATCGCGCCCTATACGGCGGCCGACGCCAAGGGCCTGCTGAAGTCCGCGATCCGGGACGGCAACACGGTGATCTTCCTCGAGAACGAAATTCTCTACGGCCAATCGTTCCCGGTGCCGAAGCTCGACGATTTCACCGTGCCGATCGGCAAGGCCAAGGTCGTTCGGGCGGGCAAGGACGTGACGCTGGTCGCGTGGTCGATCGGCATGACCTACGCGCTGAAGGCTGCGGAAAAGCTCGCGGAGGAGGGGATCGAGGCCGAGGTGATCGACCTGCGCACGATCCGCCCGATGGACACGGAGACGATCATCGAATCCGTCAAGAAGACCGGGCGGCTCGTGACGATCGAGGAGGGCTGGGCGCAATCGGGCGTCGGCGCCGAGATTTCGGCGCGTGTGACCGAGCAGGCCTTCGACTGGCTCGACGCGCCGGTAACGCGCGTTTCGGGCAAGGACGTGCCGATGCCCTATGCGGCGAACCTCGAAAAGCTCGCGCTGCCGAGCGTCGCCGATGTCGTGGAGGCGGCGAAGGCCGTGTGTTACCGCTGA
- the pdhA gene encoding pyruvate dehydrogenase (acetyl-transferring) E1 component subunit alpha: MAATATKATPRKRAVKTSATKAAAPDKAKSNGPLEFTKDEELRAHRDMLLIRRFEEKAGQLYGMGLIGGFCHLYIGQEAVVTGMQMALEQGDQVITGYRDHGHMLACEMDPKGVMAELTGRRGGYSKGKGGSMHMFSVEKQFYGGHGIVGAQVSLGTGLAFANKYRKNGKVSLAYFGDGASNQGQVYESFNMAKLWKLPVVYVIENNKYGMGTSVERASSTTNLSQRGASFDIPGEQVDGMDVRAVKAAADRAVAHARGGDGPYILEMVTYRYRGHSMSDPAKYRSKEEVQKMRETHDPIEMVRKRLLDGKIATEDDLKAADKEVRDIVNAAAEFATNDPEPDPSELWTDILR; encoded by the coding sequence ATGGCCGCCACAGCCACGAAGGCGACGCCGCGCAAACGCGCCGTCAAAACCTCGGCGACCAAGGCCGCCGCGCCGGATAAGGCCAAGTCGAACGGGCCGCTCGAATTCACCAAGGACGAGGAGCTGCGCGCCCATCGCGACATGCTGCTCATCCGCCGGTTCGAGGAGAAGGCCGGCCAGCTCTACGGCATGGGCCTGATCGGCGGCTTCTGCCACCTCTATATCGGCCAGGAAGCGGTCGTCACCGGCATGCAGATGGCGCTGGAGCAGGGCGACCAGGTCATCACCGGCTACCGCGACCACGGCCACATGCTCGCCTGCGAGATGGACCCGAAGGGCGTGATGGCGGAGCTCACGGGGCGTCGCGGCGGCTATTCCAAGGGCAAGGGCGGCTCCATGCATATGTTCAGCGTGGAGAAGCAGTTTTACGGCGGCCATGGCATCGTCGGCGCGCAGGTCTCGCTCGGCACCGGCCTCGCCTTCGCGAACAAGTACCGGAAGAACGGCAAGGTCTCTCTCGCCTATTTCGGCGACGGCGCCTCGAACCAGGGCCAGGTCTACGAGAGCTTCAACATGGCGAAGCTGTGGAAGCTGCCGGTCGTCTACGTCATCGAGAACAACAAATACGGCATGGGCACCTCGGTCGAGCGCGCTTCCTCGACCACCAATCTCAGCCAGCGCGGCGCGAGCTTCGATATTCCGGGCGAGCAGGTCGACGGCATGGACGTGCGCGCCGTGAAGGCGGCCGCCGACCGCGCCGTCGCCCACGCGCGCGGCGGAGACGGGCCCTACATCCTCGAAATGGTCACCTACCGCTATCGCGGCCACTCCATGTCGGATCCGGCGAAGTACCGGTCCAAGGAGGAGGTCCAGAAGATGCGGGAGACGCATGACCCGATCGAGATGGTGCGCAAGCGCCTGCTCGACGGAAAGATCGCGACCGAGGACGACCTGAAGGCGGCCGACAAGGAGGTGCGCGACATCGTCAACGCCGCCGCCGAATTCGCCACCAACGACCCCGAGCCAGATCCGTCCGAGCTCTGGACCGACATTTTGCGCTGA
- a CDS encoding septum formation initiator family protein, with protein MIVRTKWRVVAAQVVLWLVAAGAVTYFSQQAYVGDHGLVASRAMEAEIAQLEARLSGIKAERAAVEHRIDLLSTERIDPDLLDEQSRGDLGWISPNDRVLQRE; from the coding sequence ATGATCGTCCGCACCAAATGGCGCGTCGTCGCCGCCCAAGTCGTCCTGTGGCTCGTGGCCGCCGGGGCGGTCACCTATTTCAGCCAGCAGGCCTATGTCGGCGATCACGGACTTGTGGCGAGCCGCGCCATGGAGGCCGAGATCGCTCAGCTCGAGGCGAGGCTGTCGGGCATCAAGGCCGAACGCGCCGCGGTCGAGCACCGGATCGATCTGCTGTCGACCGAGCGCATCGACCCTGACCTTCTCGACGAGCAGTCGCGCGGCGACCTCGGCTGGATAAGCCCGAACGACCGAGTGCTGCAGCGCGAGTGA
- a CDS encoding potassium/proton antiporter has protein sequence MESIAVSNAVVLFGAALLLVGILSSLVASRFGAPLLLVFLLIGMLTGQDGPGGIQFEDYRLTYMIGSIALAIILFDGGLRTRISHMAGALWPAVSLATAGVVVTAGLIGCFAAWILGLSWLQGLLIGATIASTDAAAVFFLIRASGLQLQRRVGMTLEMESSTNDPVAVFLTVMIVGLLTVESGDTAGQILGHFLQEAVIGSAAGVAGGFALAFVLNRVELPSGLHPLFVVVGVVALFALAAVLHGSGFLAVYIAGIIVGNRQVRALPSIIAFHDTVTWLCQIVMFMVLGLLVTPSEMLATLAPALAIAIGLIFVARPVAVALCLYPFGFSWKEIGFAGWVGLRGAVSIFLAAIPTLAKAPNADVIFNVAFVVVIVSLIVQGWTLTPLAKRLNLAVRQTARSVQRVEIDLPGQLAQEMVGYQVTPNCPILFRDSIPKWAKPVFVVRDATILDPLQAGSLKPGDYGYFLAAPERVAELDGLFASTETGRARPSLGEFPLRGETALAVLVGMYGLEVEPSEAELTVAQVFAARFENEPAVGDTLAFGAATLIARAVDEGKVVRAGLRIEDEGDPDSPEGTSLVQDTAPKKGLPVAQGAIGRAASAVRKRIGA, from the coding sequence ATGGAAAGCATCGCAGTCTCGAACGCCGTGGTTCTGTTCGGAGCCGCGTTGCTGCTCGTTGGAATTCTGTCGTCGCTTGTCGCCTCCCGCTTCGGCGCGCCGCTGCTGCTGGTGTTCCTCCTGATCGGCATGCTGACGGGACAGGACGGCCCGGGCGGCATCCAGTTCGAAGACTACCGCCTCACCTACATGATCGGGTCGATCGCGCTCGCCATCATCCTGTTCGACGGCGGCCTGAGAACGCGAATCTCGCACATGGCCGGAGCGCTCTGGCCTGCGGTTTCGCTCGCGACAGCCGGCGTGGTGGTGACGGCGGGGCTCATCGGCTGTTTCGCCGCCTGGATTCTCGGGCTGAGCTGGCTTCAGGGGCTTCTGATCGGCGCGACCATCGCGTCCACCGACGCGGCCGCGGTGTTTTTCCTGATCCGCGCCAGCGGACTGCAGCTGCAGCGCCGCGTGGGCATGACGCTCGAGATGGAATCGAGCACCAACGATCCCGTGGCGGTGTTCCTGACCGTCATGATCGTCGGATTGCTGACCGTCGAAAGCGGAGACACCGCCGGCCAGATCCTCGGCCATTTCCTGCAGGAGGCGGTGATCGGCTCCGCGGCGGGCGTCGCCGGCGGGTTTGCGCTGGCGTTCGTGCTGAACCGGGTGGAGCTTCCGTCCGGCCTCCACCCGCTGTTTGTCGTGGTCGGCGTCGTGGCGCTGTTCGCGCTCGCGGCCGTGCTGCACGGGTCCGGATTTCTCGCGGTCTACATTGCGGGCATCATCGTCGGCAACCGACAGGTCCGCGCGCTTCCGAGCATCATCGCGTTCCATGACACGGTCACGTGGCTCTGCCAGATCGTCATGTTCATGGTGCTCGGCCTTCTGGTGACGCCGAGCGAAATGCTCGCGACCTTGGCTCCGGCGCTTGCGATCGCCATCGGCCTGATCTTCGTCGCGCGTCCGGTCGCGGTGGCGCTGTGCCTCTATCCCTTCGGCTTCTCCTGGAAGGAGATTGGCTTCGCGGGCTGGGTCGGCCTGCGCGGCGCGGTGTCGATCTTCCTCGCCGCCATCCCGACGCTCGCCAAGGCGCCTAACGCCGACGTCATCTTCAACGTCGCCTTCGTGGTGGTGATCGTCTCGCTGATCGTGCAGGGATGGACGCTGACGCCGCTCGCCAAGCGCCTGAACCTCGCGGTTCGCCAGACCGCACGCAGCGTCCAGCGCGTCGAGATCGACCTGCCGGGACAGCTGGCGCAGGAGATGGTCGGCTATCAGGTGACGCCCAACTGTCCGATCCTGTTCCGCGACTCGATCCCCAAATGGGCGAAGCCCGTCTTCGTGGTGCGCGACGCCACGATTCTCGATCCGCTGCAGGCGGGCTCGCTGAAGCCCGGCGACTACGGCTATTTCCTTGCAGCCCCCGAGCGCGTCGCCGAGCTCGACGGCCTGTTCGCCTCGACCGAGACCGGACGTGCGCGGCCTTCGCTCGGCGAGTTCCCCTTGCGCGGCGAGACGGCGCTCGCCGTGCTGGTCGGCATGTACGGGCTCGAGGTCGAGCCTTCGGAGGCCGAACTCACGGTCGCGCAGGTGTTCGCAGCGCGGTTCGAGAACGAGCCGGCGGTCGGCGACACGCTCGCCTTCGGCGCCGCGACCCTCATCGCGAGAGCCGTCGACGAGGGCAAGGTGGTTCGCGCGGGCCTGCGGATCGAGGACGAAGGCGATCCCGACTCGCCCGAGGGCACGTCGCTCGTGCAGGACACCGCGCCCAAGAAAGGCTTGCCGGTTGCTCAAGGAGCGATCGGGCGCGCGGCCTCCGCGGTCCGGAAGAGGATCGGCGCCTAA